GCCCCATAAATATCAGTTGTACATAGGCGAATTTGTGTATGGAGGAATTGATGGCAGTATTACCACCTTTGCAGTTGTTGCAGGTGCAGCCGGTGCCGGTTTGCATTCCAGCGTAGTCATTATTCTCGGTCTTGCAAATCTTATTGCTGACGGCTTTTCCATGTCCGTAGGCAGCTATTTATCCGGAAAATCTAAACTGCAGAACTACCAGCGGCACAAGGAGTCAGAATATTGGGAAGTGGAGAATATCCCGCAGGAAGGAGAGGAGGAAGTAAGGAAAATATTCCGCGACAAAGGATTCAGTGGTGATTTGCTGGAAAAAGCCGTGGCCAAAGTAATTTCAGACAAAGATGTATGGGTAAATATGATGATGAAGGAAGAACTGGAAATGATCCCGGATCCTCTGTCACCGCTGAGAAAAGGCCTCACTACGTTCTTTTCATTTATGGCAATTGGGGCCATTCCGCTGCTCATTTACCTGTTGGATTATATCAGGCCGGTAAATTCCGATCTTTTCATTATTTCGGCTGTGCTTACGGGATTCACTTTTTTGCTCATCGGCTGGTTGAAAACATACGTTACGCAAACCAGCGCTATCAGGGGTATGGCGGAAACCTTCTTCCTGGGTTTTTCTGCTGCAGCTTTGGCTTATTGGGTGGGAGATCTCCTCGAAAGCATTATTTAATATTTTGTACTTAATTAAAAAAATAATGAAAAAGAATATTGAGACCCGGGAAGACATTGAGCTGTTGATCAACAGTTTCTATAAAAAAGTGCGACAAGATGAATGTATTGGGTTTATTTTTAATGACATTGCCAAAGTTGACTGGGACCATCATCTTCCCATAATGTACAGCTTCTGGGAAAGCGTGTTGCTGGATAAATATACCTACAAGGGCAACGCAATGGAGCCGCATATCAGGCTCTCTAAAAAAGTAAAGTTGCTTCCTGAACATTTTTCCAGGTGGCTAAAATTGTTTTATACCTCGGTGGATGAGCACTTTACCGGACCCGGGGCTGACGCTGCAAAGGAAAGGGCGGCAAATATTGCATCGCTGATGCAGTTGAAGGTGCAGCAATAAGATTGAGTTTCTGCATATCAGCTTGATGTGGCTGTTACTGGAGCGGCTTCTTCCTCAGACCGCTGATGTCAGGCACGTGATTATCTCATGCTGCGGTTTTTCCGGTTCAAATAAAATTTTGAAGCTTTGTGTTCAAATTAGAAATTCCTGAAAATGCAGTCCAAAGCGATTTCACCAAAACAATATATTGAAGAATTGCCTGATGACCGGAAAGGACCGATAATGAGGCTCCGGAATGCGATCCTGGAAAACTTGCCGGAAGGATTTACAGAGGAAATGAGCTACGGAATGTTAGGATATGTAGTGCCACATTCGATGTACCGGGCAGGCTATCATTGTGATCCCAGCCTTCCGCTGCCTTTTATGAGCATTGCTTCTCAGAAAAACTTTGTGGCACTTTATCACATGGGAATATACGCTCAACCTGCGCTGCTCCAGTGGTTTCAGCAGGAATATCCAAAGCATTCCAAGACTAGGCTGGACATGGGAAAAAGCTGCATTCGCTTCAAGCAGCCGGACCAGATACCCTTCAGTTTGGTGGCGGAACTTGCCGGAAAAATGAGCGCTGAAGAATGGATCGCCCTCTATGAAAGAAATGTGAAGCGATAAACCCTTTCCCAGCCCTGAGCTCAGCGTCCGGCTGTACAAAGTTTTGATTCCAGGCAAACATTCCTCTTTCGGATTAATTAAAATAATAATCACCTTTCTGGAAAAAAATAGAAATGGCGGAGGTTTCGGGATTGAAAGCCGGTTGCACTTGCATCCTTGCTGTCCTTAACATTTTTACCTTCGCAAACATTTATAATAGAAAGTATCTGAATGCATCTTATCCTTCAACTGATTCTCATGGGCATAATCGCCTATTTGTTGGGATCCCTTCCCACGGCTGTTATCGTGAGCCGCTATTTCTACAAAAGGGATGTGCGGGAT
The sequence above is drawn from the Bacteroidia bacterium genome and encodes:
- a CDS encoding VIT1/CCC1 transporter family protein, with amino-acid sequence MNNLPHFKSTGNPGRYTPHKYQLYIGEFVYGGIDGSITTFAVVAGAAGAGLHSSVVIILGLANLIADGFSMSVGSYLSGKSKLQNYQRHKESEYWEVENIPQEGEEEVRKIFRDKGFSGDLLEKAVAKVISDKDVWVNMMMKEELEMIPDPLSPLRKGLTTFFSFMAIGAIPLLIYLLDYIRPVNSDLFIISAVLTGFTFLLIGWLKTYVTQTSAIRGMAETFFLGFSAAALAYWVGDLLESII
- a CDS encoding group III truncated hemoglobin produces the protein MKKNIETREDIELLINSFYKKVRQDECIGFIFNDIAKVDWDHHLPIMYSFWESVLLDKYTYKGNAMEPHIRLSKKVKLLPEHFSRWLKLFYTSVDEHFTGPGADAAKERAANIASLMQLKVQQ
- a CDS encoding DUF1801 domain-containing protein, coding for MQSKAISPKQYIEELPDDRKGPIMRLRNAILENLPEGFTEEMSYGMLGYVVPHSMYRAGYHCDPSLPLPFMSIASQKNFVALYHMGIYAQPALLQWFQQEYPKHSKTRLDMGKSCIRFKQPDQIPFSLVAELAGKMSAEEWIALYERNVKR